In a genomic window of Tamandua tetradactyla isolate mTamTet1 chromosome 17, mTamTet1.pri, whole genome shotgun sequence:
- the GGCX gene encoding vitamin K-dependent gamma-carboxylase isoform X1, whose product MAAAARCARARPGADKVQKDKAGQESALKQGSRMGKLLGVEWRDLSSWQRLVTLLNRPTDPASLAVFRFLFGLLMLLDIPQERGLSSLDRRYLDGLEVCRFPLLDVLRPLPLDWMYLVYTIMFLGALGMMLGLCYRISCVLFLLPYWYVFLLDKTSWNNHSYLYGLLAFQLTFVDAHHYWSVDGLLSAPKRNAHVPLWNYAVLRGQIFIVYFIAGVKKLDADWVEGYSMEYLSRHWLFGPFKLVLSEEMTSLLVVHWCGLLLDLSAGFLLFFDASRSIGLLFVSYFHCMNSQLFSIGMFPYVMLASSPLFCSPEWPRKLVSLCPKRMQELLPFKAAPQPSASCMYKRSRAKNGQMSGLRHHLGAAFTLLYLLEQLFLPYSHFLTQGYNNWTNGLYGYSWDMMVHSRSHQHVKITYRDGRTGELGYLNPGVFTQSRRWKDHADMLKQYATCLSRLLPKYNVTEPQIYFDIWVSINDRFQQRIFDPRVDIVQAAWSPFRHTAWLQPLLRDLSPWRAKLQEIKSSLDNHTDVVFIADFPGLHLENFVSEDLGNTSIQLLQGEVTVELVAEEKNQTLREGERMQLPAGEYHKVYTVSPSPSCYMYIYVNTTEVALEQDLAHLQELKEKVENGSETGPLPPELQPLLEGEVKGGPEPTPLVQTFLRRQQRLQEIERRRNSPFHERVFRFLLRKLYVFRRSFLMTCISLRNLVLGRPPLEQLAQEVIYANLRPFESVGESSLSNTETSNPESNSDPAHSEL is encoded by the exons ATGGCCGCGGCTGCTCGGTGCGCGCGTGCCCGTCCCGGTGCAG ATAAAGTACAGAAAGACAAGGCGGGACAGGAGTCAGCACTCAAGCAGGGCAGCAGGATGGGGAAACTGTTGGGAGTTGAGTGGAGAGATTTGTCTAGCTGGCAGAGGTTGGTGACCCTGCTGAATCGACCCACGGATCCTGCCAGTCTGGCGGTCTTCCGATTTCTCTTTG GCCTGTTGATGCTCCTAGACATTCCCCAGGAGCGAGGTCTCAGTTCCCTGGACCGCAGGTACCTGGACGGGCTAGAGGTGTGCCGTTTCCCCTTGCTGGATGTGCTGCGTCCGTTGCCACTGGACTGGATGTATCTTGTCTACACCATCATGTTTCTGG GGGCTCTGGGCATGATGCTGGGCCTGTGCTACCGGATAAGCTGTGTGCTGTTCCTGCTGCCCTACTGGTATGTGTTTCTCCTGGACAAGACGTCATGGAACAACCATTCCTATCTGTATGGTTTGTTGGCCTTTCAGCTGACGTTTGTGGATGCACACCACTATTG GTCTGTGGACGGCTTGCTGAGTGCCCCGAAGAGGAACGCCCACGTGCCACTCTGGAACTATGCAGTGCTGCGTGGCCAG ATCTTCATAGTATACTTCATTGCGGGTGTGAAAAAGCTGGATGCAGACTGGGTTGAAGGCTATTCCATGGAATACCTGTCCCGGCACTGGCTCTTTGGTCCCTTCAA GCTAGTGCTGTCCGAGGAGATGACTAGCCTGCTGGTGGTACACTGGTGCGGGCTCCTACTTGACCTCTCCGCTGGTTTCCTGCTCTTCTTTGATGCCTCAAGATCCATTGGCCTTCTCTTCGTGTCCTACTTCCACTGCATGAACTCCCAGCTTTTCAGCATTG GTATGTTCCCCTACGTCATGCTAGCCAGCAGCCCTCTCTTCTGCTCCCCTGAGTGGCCTCGGAAGCTGGTATCCCTCTGCCCCAAGAGGATGCAAGAACTGCTGCCCTTCAAGGCTGCTCCTCAGCCCAGTGCTTCCTGCATGTATAAGAGGAGCCGGGCTAAAAATGGCCAGATGTCAGGGCTGCGCCATCACCTGGGTGCTGCCTTCACCCTGCTCTACCTCCTGGAGCAGCTCTTCCTGCCCTATTCCCATTTCCTCACCCAG GGCTACAACAACTGGACCAATGGGCTCTATGGCTACTCTTGGGACATGATGGTGCACTCCCGCTCCCACCAGCACGTGAAGATCACCTACCGCGATGGGCGCACGGGCGAGCTGGGCTACCTCAACCCTGGG GTATTCACACAGAGCCGGCGCTGGAAGGATCATGCAGACATGCTGAAACAATATGCTACTTGCCTGAGCCGCCTGCTTCCCAAGTATAATGTCACTGAGCCCCAGATCTACTTTGACATTTGGGTCTCCATCAATGACCGCTTCCAACAGAG GATTTTTGACCCTCGTGTGGACATCGTGCAGGCTGCCTGGTCCCCCTTTCGGCACACAgcctggctgcagccactgctgagggACTTGTCTCCCTGGAGGGCAAAGCTCCAGGAGATCAAGAGCAGCTTGGACAACCACACTGATGTGGTCTTCATCGCGGACTTCCCGG GGCTGCACCTGGAGAACTTTGTGAGTGAAGACCTGGGCAACACCAGCATCCAGCTGCTGCAGGGGGAAGTGACCGTGGAGCTGGTGGCAGAAGAGAAGAACCAGACTCTTcgggaaggagagaggatgcag tTGCCTGCTGGCGAATATCATAAGGTATATACAGTGTCACCCAGTCCTTCATGCTACATGTACATTTACGTCAACACTACAGAGGTTGCGCTGGAACAAGACCTGGCGCATCTGCAAGAACTGAAAGAGAAGGTGGAGAATGGAAGTG AAACAGGGCCCCTACCTCCAGAACTGCAGCCTCTGCTGGAGGGGGAAGTAAAAGGAGGCCCTGAGCCAACACCTCTGGTTCAGACCTTTCTTAGACGTCAGCAAAGGCTCCAGGAGATTGAACGCCGGCGTAATAGCCCTTTCCACGAGCGAGTCTTTCGCTTCCTGTTGCGGAAGCTCTATGTCTTTCGCCGCAG CTTCCTGATGACCTGTATTTCACTTCGAAACCTGGTCCTGGGCCGCCCTCCCCTGGAGCAACTGGCCCAGGAGGTGATCTATGCAAACTTGAGGCCTTTTGAGTCAGTTGGAGAGTCAAGTCTTTCAAACACTGAAACTTCAAATCCTGAGTCAAATTCTGACCCTGCCCACTCAGAACTCTGA
- the GGCX gene encoding vitamin K-dependent gamma-carboxylase isoform X2, producing the protein MAAAARCARARPGADKVQKDKAGQESALKQGSRMGKLLGVEWRDLSSWQRLVTLLNRPTDPASLAVFRFLFGLLMLLDIPQERGLSSLDRRYLDGLEVCRFPLLDVLRPLPLDWMYLVYTIMFLGALGMMLGLCYRISCVLFLLPYWYVFLLDKTSWNNHSYLYGLLAFQLTFVDAHHYWSVDGLLSAPKRNAHVPLWNYAVLRGQIFIVYFIAGVKKLDADWVEGYSMEYLSRHWLFGPFKLVLSEEMTSLLVVHWCGLLLDLSAGFLLFFDASRSIGLLFVSYFHCMNSQLFSIGMFPYVMLASSPLFCSPEWPRKLVSLCPKRMQELLPFKAAPQPSASCMYKRSRAKNGQMSGLRHHLGAAFTLLYLLEQLFLPYSHFLTQGYNNWTNGLYGYSWDMMVHSRSHQHVKITYRDGRTGELGYLNPGVFTQSRRWKDHADMLKQYATCLSRLLPKYNVTEPQIYFDIWVSINDRFQQRIFDPRVDIVQAAWSPFRHTAWLQPLLRDLSPWRAKLQEIKSSLDNHTDVVFIADFPGLHLENFVSEDLGNTSIQLLQGEVTVELVAEEKNQTLREGERMQLPAGEYHKVYTVSPSPSCYMYIYVNTTEVALEQDLAHLQELKEKVENGSETGPLPPELQPLLEGEVKGGPEPTPLVQTFLRRQQRLQEIERRRNSPFHERVFRFLLRKLYVFRRSFLMTCISLRNLVLGRPPLEQLAQELLL; encoded by the exons ATGGCCGCGGCTGCTCGGTGCGCGCGTGCCCGTCCCGGTGCAG ATAAAGTACAGAAAGACAAGGCGGGACAGGAGTCAGCACTCAAGCAGGGCAGCAGGATGGGGAAACTGTTGGGAGTTGAGTGGAGAGATTTGTCTAGCTGGCAGAGGTTGGTGACCCTGCTGAATCGACCCACGGATCCTGCCAGTCTGGCGGTCTTCCGATTTCTCTTTG GCCTGTTGATGCTCCTAGACATTCCCCAGGAGCGAGGTCTCAGTTCCCTGGACCGCAGGTACCTGGACGGGCTAGAGGTGTGCCGTTTCCCCTTGCTGGATGTGCTGCGTCCGTTGCCACTGGACTGGATGTATCTTGTCTACACCATCATGTTTCTGG GGGCTCTGGGCATGATGCTGGGCCTGTGCTACCGGATAAGCTGTGTGCTGTTCCTGCTGCCCTACTGGTATGTGTTTCTCCTGGACAAGACGTCATGGAACAACCATTCCTATCTGTATGGTTTGTTGGCCTTTCAGCTGACGTTTGTGGATGCACACCACTATTG GTCTGTGGACGGCTTGCTGAGTGCCCCGAAGAGGAACGCCCACGTGCCACTCTGGAACTATGCAGTGCTGCGTGGCCAG ATCTTCATAGTATACTTCATTGCGGGTGTGAAAAAGCTGGATGCAGACTGGGTTGAAGGCTATTCCATGGAATACCTGTCCCGGCACTGGCTCTTTGGTCCCTTCAA GCTAGTGCTGTCCGAGGAGATGACTAGCCTGCTGGTGGTACACTGGTGCGGGCTCCTACTTGACCTCTCCGCTGGTTTCCTGCTCTTCTTTGATGCCTCAAGATCCATTGGCCTTCTCTTCGTGTCCTACTTCCACTGCATGAACTCCCAGCTTTTCAGCATTG GTATGTTCCCCTACGTCATGCTAGCCAGCAGCCCTCTCTTCTGCTCCCCTGAGTGGCCTCGGAAGCTGGTATCCCTCTGCCCCAAGAGGATGCAAGAACTGCTGCCCTTCAAGGCTGCTCCTCAGCCCAGTGCTTCCTGCATGTATAAGAGGAGCCGGGCTAAAAATGGCCAGATGTCAGGGCTGCGCCATCACCTGGGTGCTGCCTTCACCCTGCTCTACCTCCTGGAGCAGCTCTTCCTGCCCTATTCCCATTTCCTCACCCAG GGCTACAACAACTGGACCAATGGGCTCTATGGCTACTCTTGGGACATGATGGTGCACTCCCGCTCCCACCAGCACGTGAAGATCACCTACCGCGATGGGCGCACGGGCGAGCTGGGCTACCTCAACCCTGGG GTATTCACACAGAGCCGGCGCTGGAAGGATCATGCAGACATGCTGAAACAATATGCTACTTGCCTGAGCCGCCTGCTTCCCAAGTATAATGTCACTGAGCCCCAGATCTACTTTGACATTTGGGTCTCCATCAATGACCGCTTCCAACAGAG GATTTTTGACCCTCGTGTGGACATCGTGCAGGCTGCCTGGTCCCCCTTTCGGCACACAgcctggctgcagccactgctgagggACTTGTCTCCCTGGAGGGCAAAGCTCCAGGAGATCAAGAGCAGCTTGGACAACCACACTGATGTGGTCTTCATCGCGGACTTCCCGG GGCTGCACCTGGAGAACTTTGTGAGTGAAGACCTGGGCAACACCAGCATCCAGCTGCTGCAGGGGGAAGTGACCGTGGAGCTGGTGGCAGAAGAGAAGAACCAGACTCTTcgggaaggagagaggatgcag tTGCCTGCTGGCGAATATCATAAGGTATATACAGTGTCACCCAGTCCTTCATGCTACATGTACATTTACGTCAACACTACAGAGGTTGCGCTGGAACAAGACCTGGCGCATCTGCAAGAACTGAAAGAGAAGGTGGAGAATGGAAGTG AAACAGGGCCCCTACCTCCAGAACTGCAGCCTCTGCTGGAGGGGGAAGTAAAAGGAGGCCCTGAGCCAACACCTCTGGTTCAGACCTTTCTTAGACGTCAGCAAAGGCTCCAGGAGATTGAACGCCGGCGTAATAGCCCTTTCCACGAGCGAGTCTTTCGCTTCCTGTTGCGGAAGCTCTATGTCTTTCGCCGCAG CTTCCTGATGACCTGTATTTCACTTCGAAACCTGGTCCTGGGCCGCCCTCCCCTGGAGCAACTGGCCCAGGAG CTTCTTCTTTGA